A window of the Diabrotica undecimpunctata isolate CICGRU chromosome 1, icDiaUnde3, whole genome shotgun sequence genome harbors these coding sequences:
- the Gk1 gene encoding glycerol kinase 3, producing MGPLVGAIDEGTSSARFLLFKAGTPEVVASHQIELSQIYPQEGWVEQDPLEILSVVETCIEKTIDKLITLGGSVDDIVSVGITNQRESTVLWDRQTGEPLYNSIVWLDVRTSSTVDSLLNKVPNKTRNKNYLKPLCGLPLSPYFSAVKIKWLQENIAKIRSSMAAGNCMFGTIDSWLIWNLTGGVNGGVHVTDVTNASRTMLMNIDTLKWDPVLINFFDIPSNILPSIRSSSEVYGIITKGSLKGVKLAGCLGDQQSALVGQQCLIRGQAKATYGTGCFLLYNTGNSKVSSSHGLLTTIAYKFGPDKPAVYALEGSVAIAGAAMNWLRDNLTVLPNFGEAQKIAEKAADIEGGDVYFVPAFSGLYAPYWQQEARGVIVGISEDTESSHIVKATLEAVCYQTRDILEAMNNDYGSPLSVLQVDGGMTANPLLMQMQADLAGITVLKPTMAESTALGAAMVAGAAVGVWDLNKALDIPAIKWTAKCTENERDVRYAKWKMAVERAMGWDMSV from the exons ATGGGACCGTTAGTGGGAGCTATAGACGAAG GCACTTCAAGTGCGAGATTCCTTTTGTTTAAAGCCGGCACACCAGAAGTAGTAGCGTCCCACCAAATAGAGCTATCCCAAATTTACCCACAAGAAGGATGGGTAGAGCAAGATCCTTTGGAGATTCTCTCTGTTGTAGAAACATGCATAGAGAAAACGATAGACAAGCTGATCACGTTGGGTGGAAGTGTCGATGATATCGTTTCTGTAGGGATTACAAATCAAAGGGAGTCGACTGTACTGTGGGACAGGCAGACGGGGGAACCTTTGTACAATTCCATTGTTTGGCTGGATGTAAGGACTTCTTCTACAGTTGATAGTTTATTGAACAAAG ttCCAAACAAAACGAGAAACAAGAATTACTTAAAACCTTTGTGTGGCCTTCCTCTGTCTCCATATTTTAGTGCTGTGAAGATTAAATGGTTACAGGAGAATATTGCCAAAATACGCAGTTCTATGGCTGCAGGAAACTGCATGTTCGGCACTATCGATTCATGGTTGATTTGGAACTTAAcag GCGGTGTTAATGGAGGCGTTCACGTCACTGATGTTACCAACGCATCAAGAACCATGTTGATGAACATCGATACGCTTAAATGGGATCCTGTACTTATAAACTTCTTCGACATTCCTAGCAATATTCTGCCCTCTATACGCTCCAGTTCGGAGGTTTACGGAATTATTACGAAGGGGTCATTGAAAGGAGTCAAATTGGCTGGATGTCTTGGAGATCAACAGTCAGCACTCGTAGGACAACAGTGTCTTATTCGAGGACAG gctAAAGCTACCTATGGTACTGGCTGTTTTCTTCTCTACAATACCGGAAACTCGAAAGTAAGTAGCTCTCATGGGTTATTGACAACAATCGCCTACAAATTCGGCCCCGACAAACCTGCAGTTTATGCTTTAGAAGGTTCCGTTGCCATAGCTGGAGCCGCTATGAACTGGTTGAGAGACAATTTGACGGTACTCCCCAACTTTGGAGAAGCCCAAAAGATCGCCGAGAAGGCTGCGGATATAGAAGGAGGGGATGTTTATTTCGTGCCTGCGTTTAGTGGATTGTACGCTCCATATTGGCAGCAGGAAGCTAGAGG TGTCATAGTTGGAATATCTGAGGATACAGAATCGTCCCATATCGTAAAAGCCACCTTAGAGGCAGTTTGTTATCAAACAAGAGATATTTTAGAAGCAATGAACAATGATTATGGTTCCCCTTTATCAGTTTTACAG GTCGATGGTGGTATGACAGCCAATCCGCTCCTGATGCAGATGCAGGCAGATCTAGCAGGAATAACAGTGTTAAAACCGACTATGGCCGAAAGTACAGCTCTAGGAGCAGCAATGGTAGCAGGAGCAGCTGTCGGAGTGTGGGATTTGAACAAAGCACTGGACATCCCTGCGATAAAATGGACGGCCAAGTGTACGGAGAATGAACGAGACGTGAGGTATGCCAAGTGGAAGATGGCAGTGGAACGTGCTATGGGATGGGACATGTCTGTATAG